The segment CGTGCCACGGTGCGAGCAAGAAGGTCAAACGCAGGATCGTCTGGGGCTGGGAGCTAGCCGAGGAAAAGATCGATCATGGGGCTGGGATTGGGTTGCTTCGGTGGCCCCGCCGGAAGAAAGGTGTCTCCTGCCGCAAAGCAATTGGGAGGAGGTCTAGAAGCGAAGCAGCAGCAGGTGGCAAAAGAGGAGGCGTCAGGTGGTGTCgtcgaagagaagaagatgGGAGGTGAGCCGGCCAATGTTGCAgcagggaggaaggagaagaagagggatCGGAAGGCTCCCATCGTCATGCCTCAGTTCCCCTTCCATTCTCGCCCCGGATTGCTGTAATTGGTTCTTCATTCTGAGGAGAGCTAGTAGTCCAGTAGTATGTAAGATTATCTCTTGTTCCTTGGATGATCAGCGGTGCAATTAATTAgttctttgatcttttttttttcgagaaACAGAGAACTTTCTGTTCTGTCTTCACAACCAGCAATTCAACATCTGGCAAAGGGCAGGTAGTCTGCAATGTAGGACTAAATACGGTGATTAAAGAGAAGCGAATAAGCGTTTCAtaaaatttcttacaaaatttgatggccttctcctattgaTAACTCATCGCTCCTCAGCGAAAAAGAAAGTGGACACAAACGAGATAAACACAAGAGAAACCCGCAGACTTGTGACTCTACAGATAAAATATGAACACGAGATTCGATATAAAGTCAATCCATGATCCTTGTCAAAAAAACTTAAAACTTTAcgaagaagactaaaaaatgaGCACCGGGCAAGAAAGAT is part of the Phragmites australis chromosome 12, lpPhrAust1.1, whole genome shotgun sequence genome and harbors:
- the LOC133886864 gene encoding uncharacterized protein LOC133886864 is translated as MGLGLGCFGGPAGRKVSPAAKQLGGGLEAKQQQVAKEEASGGVVEEKKMGGEPANVAAGRKEKKRDRKAPIVMPQFPFHSRPGLL